A genomic stretch from Falco naumanni isolate bFalNau1 chromosome 8, bFalNau1.pat, whole genome shotgun sequence includes:
- the ERMN gene encoding ermin — MTEEVPAASSMPECNGSVPPEKGPLQVIGVIDEIAKSVGMVPYVNAEMSPDALPVKETQEENRNSVAEDIVRGDFDGEKQSKEKQEENDGTLQQGSADIQDMGTDGQESEEGPGSEGLPAGSGGTELGTAASPGGEAAETPAASTDRGNAAEEEEEEEDEEDEEEEEEEKVVEEEDTEEDEVQVIEIKKENSEASCLKQQDSSKEASPPTSPGCNSQVEKPGEQPSLGKKNDISRHSYSRYNTISYRRIRKGNTKQRIDEFESMMHL; from the exons ATGACAGAAGAAGtcccagcagcatccagcaTGCCTGAGTGCAACGGGAGCGTACCCCCGGAGAAGGGCCCACTCCAGGTCATCGGTGTCATCGATGAAATAGCAAAATCCGTCGGGATGGTTCCTTACGTCAATGCAGAAATGAGCCCTGATGCTCTGCCTGTGAAAGAAActcaggaggaaaacagaaattcagtggCAGAGGACATAGTTCGTGGGGATTTTGATGgagagaagcaaagcaaag aaaagcaagaggaaaacgATGGGACACTACAGCAGGGGTCAGCTGATATCCAGGACATGGGGACTGACGGCCAGGAATCAGAGGAAG GGCCGGGCAGCGAGGGGCTGCCTGCGGGCAGCGGGGGGACAGAGCTGGGGACGGCGGCCAGCCCtggcggggaggcggcggagacccctgcagccagcaccgACAGAGGGAACGCagccgaggaggaggaggaggaggaggacgaggaggacgaggaggaggaggaggaggagaaggtggtggaggaggaggacacTGAAGAGGATGAAGTTCAGGTGATTGAAATCAAGAAGGAGAACAGCGAGGCGTCCTGTCTAaaacagcaggacagcagcaaagAGGCATCTCCTCCGACCAGCCCCGGCTGCAACTCCCAGGTGGAGAAACCAGGGGAGCAGCccagcttggggaaaaaaaatgatatcTCCAGACACAGCTATTCCAGATACAACACAATCTCCTACCGGAGGATTAGAAAAGGAAACACCAAACAGCGAATTGATGAATTTGAATCCATGATGCACTTATGA